In uncultured Bacteroides sp., one genomic interval encodes:
- the dtd gene encoding D-aminoacyl-tRNA deacylase: MRAVIQRVSHASVTINGNCKSAIKEGLLVLVGIEEADGQEDIEWLCKKIVNLRIFDDENGVMNKSVLDVDGEILVISQFTLHASTKKGNRPSYIKAAKHEVSVPLYETFCNELSISLGKQVGTGEFGADMKVELLNNGPVTIWMDTKNKE; encoded by the coding sequence ATGAGAGCTGTAATACAACGCGTAAGTCATGCGTCTGTTACAATCAACGGCAACTGCAAATCTGCCATAAAGGAAGGATTGCTTGTATTAGTTGGTATTGAAGAGGCAGACGGACAGGAAGACATAGAATGGCTATGTAAAAAGATAGTAAATCTGAGGATCTTTGACGATGAAAATGGAGTGATGAACAAGTCTGTGCTAGATGTTGATGGAGAAATTCTTGTAATAAGCCAGTTTACGCTTCATGCATCGACTAAAAAAGGGAATCGCCCTTCTTACATCAAGGCGGCAAAACATGAGGTTTCCGTGCCGCTTTACGAGACTTTCTGCAATGAATTAAGCATCTCTCTGGGAAAGCAGGTAGGAACCGGCGAGTTTGGCGCAGATATGAAAGTTGAATTGCTTAACAACGGTCCGGTAACAATCTGGATGGACACTAAAAACAAGGAATAA
- the deoC gene encoding deoxyribose-phosphate aldolase yields the protein MEYKEDEKSKYEVVLNKYNTDLSDNDIQAKVAAIIEKKVPENDTVEVKKLLFNCLDLTTLNTTDSEESVMKFTEKVNQFDEEFGDLDNVAAICVYPNMAEVVHDTLEIDKVQIAAVSGGFPSSQTFIEVKIAETAMAIMGGANEIDIVISVGKFLSGDYETMCDEIQEIKDTCKDNKLKVILETGALGNASNIKKASILSMYSGADFIKTSTGKQQPAATPEAAYVMCEAIKEYYEETGNKVGFKPAGGLNTVKDALIYYSIVKEVLGHEWLNNELFRLGTSRLANLLLSDIKGKEIKFF from the coding sequence ATGGAATATAAAGAAGACGAAAAAAGTAAGTATGAAGTTGTGCTAAACAAGTACAACACTGATCTTAGCGATAATGATATCCAAGCTAAAGTAGCTGCAATTATTGAGAAAAAGGTGCCCGAAAATGACACTGTTGAAGTTAAAAAACTCCTTTTCAATTGCCTTGATTTGACAACTCTCAACACCACTGACAGCGAAGAAAGTGTGATGAAATTCACAGAAAAAGTTAATCAGTTTGATGAAGAATTCGGAGATTTAGACAATGTTGCCGCCATCTGTGTTTACCCCAATATGGCAGAAGTTGTACATGATACATTAGAGATTGACAAGGTTCAGATAGCTGCCGTAAGCGGAGGATTCCCATCATCACAAACCTTTATCGAGGTTAAAATTGCCGAAACAGCAATGGCTATTATGGGTGGTGCAAACGAGATTGATATTGTAATATCTGTAGGCAAATTCCTAAGTGGTGACTATGAAACCATGTGCGATGAAATACAGGAAATAAAAGATACCTGCAAGGATAATAAGCTCAAAGTAATCCTCGAAACAGGAGCTCTTGGAAACGCTTCAAACATCAAAAAAGCCTCTATCCTATCCATGTATTCCGGTGCCGATTTTATTAAGACTTCAACCGGCAAACAACAACCTGCTGCTACACCAGAAGCAGCCTATGTTATGTGTGAAGCCATAAAGGAATACTACGAAGAAACAGGAAATAAAGTCGGTTTTAAGCCCGCTGGAGGTCTTAACACCGTTAAAGATGCACTTATATATTACTCGATAGTAAAAGAAGTTCTGGGCCATGAATGGCTAAATAACGAGCTATTCCGTTTAGGAACCAGCCGTCTTGCGAATCTGTTATTATCTGATATCAAAGGAAAAGAAATCAAATTCTTTTAG
- the polA gene encoding DNA polymerase I — translation MNQTDKLFLLDAYALIYRAYYAFIKSPRINSKGFNTSAILGFVNTLEELLNKENPTHIGVAFDPSGPTFRHEAFEQYKAHREETPEAIRLAVPIIKDIIRAYRIPILEVSGFEADDVIGTLATEAGKKGITTYMMTPDKDYGQLVSDNVFMYRPKYGDKEFEVLGVEEIKSKYEISSPTQVIDLLGLMGDSSDNIPGCPGVGEKTAQKLIAQFGSIENMLENTDQLKGALKTKVETNKEMITFSKFLATIKIDVPIELKMDELVREEPNEDELRKIFEELEFRTLIDRIFKKEKKQVNEAPQQGDLFGFFTPVGQVEEKYSNLTSLEELNYDYQLIDNEEKRANFIQNILTFDIISLDTETTGTDPISAELVGMSFSVAENQAYYIPVPPKREEALKIVNELRPVFENENSVKVGQNMKYDMLVLQNYGVEVKGKLFDTMVAHYVLQPELRHGMDYLAEIYLNYKTIHIDELIGPKGKNQKNMRDLPPEQVYKYACEDADVTLKLKNKLEKELKENGIEDLFYNIEMPLVPVLAYIERNGMKLDLGALKQTSEDFTTRMGNIENEIYSLAGMEFNISSPKQVGEVLFEKLKVVEKAKKTKTGQYSTSEDVLESLRSKHPVVEKILDYRGLKKLLSTYVDSLPQLIDPTTGKIHTSFNQTVTATGRLSSSNPNLQNIPVRDEDGKEIRKAFIPDEDCLFFSADYSQIELRIMAHLSEDKNMIDAFLSGYDIHAATAAKIYKIDISEVSKDMRRKAKTANFGIIYGISVFGLAERMGVDRKEAKELIDGYFETYPGVKEYMDKSIKVAKKNGYVETIFNRKRYLPDINSHNGVVRGYAERNAINAPIQGSAADIIKVAMINIYNRFKKENVQAKMILQVHDELNFSVPANEKELVEQIVIEEMERAYKMHVPLKADCGWGNNWLEAH, via the coding sequence ATGAATCAAACAGATAAATTGTTTCTTTTGGATGCTTATGCACTCATATATAGAGCATACTATGCATTTATTAAGAGCCCAAGAATTAACTCAAAAGGATTTAACACATCAGCCATTCTAGGTTTTGTAAACACACTAGAAGAACTTTTAAATAAAGAAAATCCTACACATATTGGGGTTGCATTCGACCCTTCCGGACCAACTTTCAGACATGAAGCATTTGAACAATATAAAGCCCATCGTGAAGAAACACCCGAGGCTATCCGTCTGGCTGTTCCAATAATCAAAGATATAATTCGGGCTTATCGAATTCCGATTCTTGAAGTTTCTGGTTTTGAAGCCGACGATGTAATCGGGACTCTTGCTACCGAAGCCGGGAAAAAAGGAATCACAACTTACATGATGACTCCCGACAAAGATTACGGTCAGTTGGTAAGTGATAATGTTTTTATGTATCGTCCCAAATATGGAGATAAAGAATTTGAAGTTCTTGGAGTGGAAGAGATAAAATCAAAATATGAAATCTCCTCTCCTACTCAAGTCATCGACTTACTTGGTTTGATGGGCGACTCTTCGGACAACATTCCGGGATGTCCGGGAGTTGGAGAAAAAACTGCTCAAAAGTTAATTGCCCAATTTGGTAGCATCGAAAATATGCTTGAGAATACTGATCAGTTAAAAGGCGCATTGAAAACAAAAGTTGAAACCAACAAAGAGATGATCACCTTCTCTAAATTTTTGGCAACTATCAAAATCGATGTTCCTATTGAATTGAAAATGGACGAACTTGTTCGTGAAGAACCAAACGAGGATGAACTGAGAAAAATTTTCGAGGAACTGGAATTTCGAACACTGATTGATCGAATTTTCAAAAAAGAAAAAAAACAGGTAAATGAGGCTCCTCAACAAGGCGATCTCTTTGGATTTTTCACGCCCGTTGGGCAAGTTGAGGAAAAATATTCAAATCTCACGAGTTTAGAAGAATTGAATTACGACTATCAACTTATTGATAATGAAGAGAAAAGAGCTAATTTTATACAAAACATACTTACATTTGATATCATTAGCCTAGACACAGAAACTACTGGAACCGATCCAATCTCGGCAGAATTGGTGGGAATGAGTTTTAGTGTTGCCGAAAATCAAGCATACTACATACCAGTACCTCCGAAAAGAGAGGAAGCTTTAAAAATTGTTAACGAGCTTCGCCCGGTCTTCGAAAATGAAAATTCTGTCAAAGTTGGGCAGAACATGAAGTACGATATGCTTGTTCTCCAAAATTATGGAGTTGAAGTAAAAGGGAAACTTTTCGATACAATGGTAGCACATTACGTTCTTCAACCAGAACTTAGACATGGAATGGATTACCTTGCCGAAATTTACCTCAACTACAAAACAATTCACATTGATGAGCTAATCGGACCAAAAGGGAAAAATCAAAAAAACATGAGGGACCTCCCACCCGAACAAGTTTACAAGTATGCTTGCGAAGATGCCGATGTGACTTTGAAATTAAAAAATAAACTTGAGAAAGAATTAAAGGAGAACGGGATTGAAGATTTATTCTATAATATCGAGATGCCACTCGTTCCGGTTCTGGCATACATTGAAAGAAATGGAATGAAGTTAGATCTAGGTGCTCTTAAACAAACATCCGAAGATTTTACTACCAGAATGGGTAATATAGAAAATGAAATATATTCATTGGCCGGCATGGAGTTCAATATTAGTTCACCCAAACAAGTAGGAGAAGTACTTTTCGAAAAACTGAAAGTTGTAGAAAAAGCCAAGAAAACTAAAACAGGACAATATTCTACCTCGGAAGATGTACTTGAAAGCCTGCGAAGCAAACACCCAGTTGTTGAAAAAATTCTAGACTATCGAGGATTAAAAAAACTATTGAGTACCTATGTTGATTCGCTTCCTCAGTTGATTGATCCTACAACAGGAAAAATACATACATCTTTCAACCAGACTGTAACTGCAACAGGCCGATTGAGTTCCAGCAATCCAAACCTTCAAAACATCCCTGTTCGTGATGAAGATGGTAAAGAGATTCGCAAAGCATTTATTCCGGATGAAGATTGTCTCTTCTTTTCTGCCGACTATTCTCAGATTGAACTGAGAATTATGGCGCATCTAAGTGAGGACAAGAACATGATAGATGCTTTTCTTTCCGGTTATGATATTCATGCTGCAACGGCTGCAAAGATCTATAAAATAGACATTTCTGAAGTTTCAAAGGACATGCGTCGTAAGGCAAAAACTGCAAACTTCGGTATTATTTACGGGATCTCAGTCTTCGGATTAGCAGAAAGAATGGGGGTTGACAGAAAGGAAGCCAAAGAACTTATCGATGGATATTTTGAGACTTATCCAGGCGTAAAGGAATATATGGATAAAAGTATCAAGGTTGCAAAGAAGAACGGTTATGTTGAAACTATATTCAATCGCAAGCGTTACCTTCCGGACATAAATTCACACAATGGAGTTGTTCGTGGATACGCCGAAAGAAATGCAATCAATGCTCCTATTCAGGGAAGTGCAGCAGATATAATCAAGGTTGCAATGATCAATATTTATAACCGTTTCAAGAAAGAAAATGTACAGGCCAAGATGATTCTTCAGGTGCATGATGAATTGAACTTCAGTGTTCCTGCTAACGAGAAAGAACTTGTGGAACAAATCGTAATTGAAGAGATGGAAAGAGCCTACAAGATGCACGTTCCTTTGAAAGCCGACTGCGGTTGGGGCAACAACTGGCTCGAAGCGCATTGA
- a CDS encoding pyridoxamine 5'-phosphate oxidase family protein: protein MELAEKMKEVQGIIESYETVYLSTIDQNGYPSTRAMLNLRNKKQYPHLVPMYAKESNEFTIYLTTNTSSAKIKEIENNSKAALYFCKPESFTGIMFQGNIQVVTSKEFKHNAWMKGWELYYPGGVESEDFAMLRFVPFSFKTYSDFQVQTEKID, encoded by the coding sequence ATGGAACTAGCAGAAAAAATGAAAGAAGTACAGGGAATTATAGAATCTTATGAGACTGTTTACCTGTCAACAATTGATCAGAATGGATATCCATCTACTCGCGCCATGCTGAATTTAAGGAACAAAAAGCAGTACCCTCACCTTGTACCGATGTATGCAAAAGAATCAAATGAATTTACTATCTATCTCACCACCAATACTTCTTCTGCAAAAATTAAGGAGATTGAGAATAACAGCAAGGCTGCTCTTTACTTCTGTAAACCGGAATCCTTTACTGGAATCATGTTTCAAGGAAATATTCAGGTTGTTACAAGCAAGGAATTCAAGCATAATGCATGGATGAAAGGATGGGAGCTCTATTATCCGGGAGGTGTTGAATCAGAAGATTTTGCCATGCTTAGGTTCGTACCATTCAGCTTTAAAACTTATTCAGACTTTCAGGTTCAGACTGAAAAAATAGACTAA
- a CDS encoding adenine phosphoribosyltransferase — protein sequence MNREKLIKSIRNVPDFPIPGIQFKDETTLFKDPDCLKELSDELYEMYKDKGITKVAGIESRGFIMGPILAARLGAGFVPIRKPGKLPADTVEESYNKEYGTDTIQVHKDAICEDDVVLLHDDLLATGGTMKAAIKLMKRFNPKDIYVNFIIELKDLNGRAIFSEEDKIEAVLEL from the coding sequence ATGAACAGAGAAAAGCTTATTAAGAGCATTAGAAATGTACCCGATTTCCCAATACCTGGGATACAGTTTAAAGACGAAACGACTTTGTTTAAAGACCCTGATTGTTTGAAAGAACTTTCAGACGAATTGTACGAGATGTACAAAGACAAAGGAATCACAAAAGTTGCCGGCATAGAATCAAGAGGTTTTATTATGGGACCTATTTTAGCGGCCAGACTTGGAGCTGGATTTGTGCCTATCCGCAAACCTGGGAAATTACCAGCTGATACTGTTGAAGAGAGCTACAATAAAGAATACGGAACTGATACTATCCAAGTGCACAAAGATGCAATTTGCGAAGATGATGTAGTTTTATTGCACGACGACCTTTTGGCAACAGGAGGAACGATGAAAGCTGCCATAAAATTAATGAAGAGATTCAATCCAAAGGATATATACGTTAATTTCATTATTGAATTAAAAGACCTCAATGGAAGAGCTATTTTCTCTGAAGAAGATAAAATAGAAGCTGTACTTGAACTCTGA
- a CDS encoding alpha/beta hydrolase family protein, whose amino-acid sequence MKNLLITLCLFSFFSLPISAQQAQSQDYLPYGVEKNMPASYQKMKETLTYPMAWGNSPIKDFNKWKKAARNVLFSCLAPAPPTAPFDMKVLEKEQRNGYEARKIVLNISKFDRIPAYLLIPNKGKGPYPAVVMLHDHGAKFSIGKEKMVRPFGVSPEVLADADKWAVQCYDSVYVGDYFAAHGYVVLSIDALFWGERGRKEGVNYETQQALACNLMQMGYNWCGVITFDDIRSVDFLASLPEVDANRIGTLGFSMGAHRAWMLSAATDKVKAGAAICWMNTTDSLMSLTNNQNKGGSAWSMLVPGIRNYMDYPDVAALACPKPMLFFNGLRDKLFPVNGVKDAYKSLHSTWNSQKADSKLVTKLWDGPHFFSKDMQKETLDFFDKFLKK is encoded by the coding sequence ATGAAAAATTTACTTATTACACTTTGCTTATTCTCGTTTTTCAGTTTGCCGATATCAGCACAACAGGCTCAATCACAAGACTATCTGCCATACGGAGTAGAAAAGAATATGCCTGCTTCTTATCAAAAGATGAAAGAAACACTCACCTACCCTATGGCTTGGGGAAACTCTCCTATAAAAGATTTCAATAAGTGGAAAAAGGCTGCCCGTAATGTGCTTTTCTCTTGTCTGGCCCCCGCCCCTCCAACTGCACCTTTCGATATGAAAGTGCTTGAGAAAGAGCAAAGAAATGGATACGAAGCACGAAAAATAGTGCTAAATATATCAAAGTTCGACCGCATTCCTGCTTATTTACTGATTCCCAATAAAGGAAAAGGCCCTTACCCTGCCGTTGTGATGCTGCACGATCACGGTGCAAAATTCTCCATTGGCAAGGAAAAGATGGTAAGACCATTTGGCGTTTCACCTGAAGTACTGGCCGATGCTGATAAATGGGCGGTTCAATGCTACGATAGTGTCTATGTAGGCGACTATTTTGCGGCTCATGGCTATGTAGTTCTCTCCATTGATGCACTGTTTTGGGGCGAAAGAGGACGAAAAGAGGGCGTGAATTACGAAACCCAACAAGCACTTGCCTGCAACTTGATGCAGATGGGATATAACTGGTGTGGCGTTATTACGTTCGACGATATCAGAAGCGTTGATTTTCTTGCCTCATTGCCTGAAGTAGATGCCAATAGAATAGGTACACTTGGCTTCTCAATGGGTGCTCACCGTGCCTGGATGCTTTCCGCTGCAACAGATAAAGTGAAAGCAGGAGCTGCCATTTGCTGGATGAACACAACGGATTCCTTGATGTCATTAACCAATAATCAGAATAAAGGCGGAAGTGCTTGGTCGATGCTTGTGCCGGGAATCCGAAACTATATGGACTACCCCGATGTAGCTGCTCTAGCTTGTCCTAAGCCTATGCTCTTCTTTAACGGACTCCGCGACAAGTTATTTCCTGTAAATGGTGTAAAAGATGCTTATAAAAGTCTGCATTCCACGTGGAACAGCCAGAAGGCTGATAGCAAACTTGTAACTAAATTATGGGATGGCCCTCACTTCTTTAGCAAAGATATGCAAAAAGAAACGCTGGACTTCTTCGATAAATTCCTGAAAAAATAG
- a CDS encoding polyprenyl synthetase family protein, producing the protein MDRLSQIKSPIISDLEQFKELFNSSLDNSNPLLQEVLSHIKQRGGKRMRPILVLLIARLFGKVTSSTLHAAVSLELLHTASLVHDDVVDESSERRGQASVNAVYNNKISILVGDYLLATCLYQAAFSSNIEIIKVVSQLGQDLSEGELLQLSNVSNIEISEPVYFDIIRKKTAALFSACTKTAALSSGVGANEVEIARLFGEFIGICFQIKDDIFDYYDDREVGKPTGNDMREGKLTLPAIYAINNSNNADIKALAVKIKSGSSSEDEIKEMIDYVKNNGGIEYATKVMMDYHAKALQLIESFPESEIKSSLTSYLDYVVDRTK; encoded by the coding sequence ATGGACAGATTATCTCAGATTAAGTCTCCTATTATTTCAGATCTGGAGCAGTTTAAAGAGCTCTTTAATAGTTCATTGGATAACTCAAATCCTTTGTTGCAAGAGGTGCTTTCTCATATTAAACAACGAGGAGGAAAGAGGATGCGTCCTATTTTGGTTCTTCTTATTGCCAGATTATTTGGAAAAGTAACTTCGTCTACACTTCATGCTGCAGTTTCTTTGGAACTACTTCACACAGCCAGTTTGGTGCATGATGATGTTGTTGATGAAAGTTCAGAGCGTAGGGGACAGGCTTCTGTTAATGCTGTATACAATAACAAGATATCTATTTTAGTTGGCGATTATTTGTTGGCAACTTGTCTTTATCAGGCGGCTTTTTCTTCTAATATTGAGATAATAAAGGTCGTTTCTCAACTCGGCCAGGATCTGTCTGAAGGTGAGCTTCTTCAGCTTTCAAATGTCAGCAATATTGAAATATCAGAACCTGTTTACTTTGATATTATCCGTAAAAAAACTGCTGCTCTGTTTTCTGCCTGCACTAAAACTGCTGCTTTATCTTCGGGTGTAGGTGCCAATGAGGTGGAAATTGCAAGGTTATTTGGCGAATTCATCGGCATTTGCTTTCAAATAAAGGATGATATATTCGATTATTATGATGACAGGGAGGTGGGAAAACCAACCGGAAATGATATGCGAGAAGGCAAATTAACTCTTCCTGCTATTTATGCGATTAATAATAGTAACAATGCTGATATTAAGGCATTGGCTGTTAAGATAAAATCAGGATCTTCTTCTGAAGATGAGATAAAAGAAATGATTGATTATGTAAAGAATAACGGTGGAATTGAATATGCTACTAAAGTTATGATGGATTATCATGCTAAGGCTCTTCAGTTGATTGAATCTTTCCCTGAAAGTGAAATCAAATCTTCGCTTACTTCTTATTTGGATTATGTGGTTGACCGAACAAAATAG
- a CDS encoding nucleotide pyrophosphohydrolase, giving the protein MTLEEAQKEVDNWIKTYGVRYFSELTNMAVLTEEVGELARVMARKYGDQSFKEGEECNLADEMTDVLWVLICLANQTGVDLTEAFKRNLEKKTKRDNERHINNPKLTSNGI; this is encoded by the coding sequence ATGACACTCGAAGAAGCACAAAAAGAGGTTGATAACTGGATCAAAACATACGGAGTACGCTACTTCAGCGAGCTCACAAATATGGCCGTTCTAACCGAAGAAGTGGGCGAATTGGCCAGAGTGATGGCACGCAAATACGGAGATCAGTCATTCAAAGAGGGTGAAGAATGCAACCTTGCCGATGAAATGACAGACGTACTTTGGGTACTTATCTGCCTGGCAAATCAGACAGGCGTAGACCTTACCGAGGCTTTTAAAAGAAACCTCGAAAAGAAGACAAAAAGAGATAACGAAAGACATATAAACAATCCTAAACTGACAAGTAATGGAATATAA
- the uvrC gene encoding excinuclease ABC subunit UvrC, translating to MEPQELNTSDYLKGIVSNLPEKPGIYQYLNSEGTIIYVGKAKNLKRRVYSYFSKEHEPGKTRILVSKIADIRYIVVNTEEDALLLENNLIKKYKPRYNVLLKDDKTYPSICVSNEYFPRVYKTRRIIRDGSTYYGPYSHLPSMYALLDLVKHLYPIRTCHLNLTPENIRAGKFKVCLEYHIKNCAGPCVGLMAHDEYLKNIAEVKEILKGNTQEISKALFDKMQELASELKFEEAHKIKEKYELIENYRAKSEVVSSILHNIDVFSIADDDKSAFINYLHITNGSINQAFTFEYKKRLNETTEELLSLGIIEMRERYKSLSKEIIVPFEMDIELNGVTFTVPQRGDKKKLLELSQMNVKQYKVDRLKQAEKLNPEQRSIRIMKKMQSDFHMKELPMHIECFDNSNIQGAYPVASCVVFKKAKPSKKDYRHFNIKTVEGPNDFASMEEIVYRRYKRLLDEEQPLPQLVIVDGGKGQLSSAQKIFTELNLTGRVTLIGIAKKLEEIFFPGDPYPLYLDKNSESLKVIQHLRDEAHRFGITFHRNKRSKGQTKSALDELKGIGEKTKTALLKEFKSVKRIQEASFEEVSAIVGEAKAKIIHDNLRK from the coding sequence ATGGAGCCTCAGGAATTAAATACATCAGATTACTTAAAAGGAATTGTATCCAATCTCCCTGAAAAGCCTGGTATTTACCAGTATTTGAATTCTGAAGGCACCATTATCTATGTTGGAAAGGCTAAAAACCTAAAAAGAAGGGTTTATTCTTATTTTAGTAAGGAACACGAACCCGGAAAAACCCGAATACTTGTCAGCAAAATAGCTGATATCCGCTACATAGTAGTAAATACAGAAGAAGATGCATTACTGCTGGAGAATAATCTTATCAAGAAATACAAGCCCAGATACAATGTTCTCCTGAAAGACGATAAAACATATCCGTCTATTTGCGTAAGCAACGAATATTTCCCCAGAGTATACAAAACAAGAAGAATCATCCGTGATGGTTCTACTTATTACGGTCCTTACAGTCATTTGCCTTCAATGTATGCCCTTTTAGACCTCGTAAAGCACTTATATCCCATCAGGACTTGCCATTTAAACCTCACACCTGAGAATATTCGTGCAGGTAAATTCAAAGTTTGCTTAGAATATCACATTAAAAACTGTGCAGGACCTTGCGTTGGTTTAATGGCGCACGACGAATATCTGAAGAATATTGCAGAGGTTAAAGAGATTCTGAAAGGAAATACTCAGGAAATAAGCAAGGCTTTATTCGATAAAATGCAGGAATTAGCTTCCGAACTTAAGTTTGAAGAGGCACATAAAATAAAAGAGAAGTATGAATTAATAGAGAATTACCGCGCTAAATCGGAAGTTGTTAGTTCTATTCTTCATAATATCGACGTATTTTCTATTGCAGACGACGATAAATCGGCCTTTATAAACTACCTTCATATTACAAACGGAAGCATTAATCAGGCATTTACTTTCGAGTATAAAAAACGCTTGAATGAAACAACTGAAGAGCTTTTATCTCTCGGTATTATCGAAATGCGCGAAAGATACAAAAGTCTCTCCAAAGAAATTATCGTTCCATTTGAAATGGATATAGAGCTTAACGGTGTAACATTTACCGTTCCACAGCGAGGAGATAAAAAGAAACTGCTGGAACTTTCACAGATGAACGTTAAGCAATACAAAGTAGACCGATTAAAACAGGCTGAAAAGCTTAATCCGGAGCAGCGAAGCATCAGGATTATGAAAAAAATGCAGAGCGATTTCCACATGAAGGAGCTTCCAATGCACATAGAATGCTTCGATAACTCGAATATTCAGGGCGCATATCCAGTTGCATCGTGCGTTGTTTTCAAAAAAGCCAAGCCTTCAAAGAAAGATTATCGCCATTTCAACATAAAAACCGTAGAAGGGCCTAACGATTTTGCCTCAATGGAGGAGATTGTTTACAGGCGATATAAGCGGCTATTAGACGAAGAACAGCCATTGCCTCAGTTAGTCATTGTAGACGGCGGTAAAGGGCAGTTAAGCTCGGCACAGAAGATATTCACCGAACTTAATCTAACCGGACGTGTTACGCTGATTGGTATAGCCAAAAAACTGGAAGAAATATTTTTTCCGGGCGATCCCTACCCTCTTTACCTCGATAAAAACTCAGAAAGTCTGAAAGTTATTCAGCATCTACGTGACGAAGCTCACCGTTTTGGTATTACTTTCCACCGAAATAAACGTAGCAAAGGGCAAACTAAATCGGCTTTAGACGAGTTAAAAGGCATCGGAGAAAAGACTAAAACTGCCCTTTTAAAGGAATTCAAGAGCGTAAAACGCATCCAGGAGGCATCGTTTGAAGAAGTTTCGGCCATCGTTGGCGAAGCTAAAGCCAAAATTATACACGATAACCTACGTAAATAA